Proteins from one Xenopus tropicalis strain Nigerian chromosome 1, UCB_Xtro_10.0, whole genome shotgun sequence genomic window:
- the ankle1 gene encoding ankyrin repeat and LEM domain-containing protein 1 — translation MDTLALARLLCEAVENEDAKEVENLLKNGADPNLVLPTGIAAIHLAAGKENESALRCLTLILQEGGDPNVRSMELLTPVHVAASWGCHKALVFLLRKGGNPTLEDQEGNTASDLALMEGNRRCVVALQEYDRSVEIPWMEENRGYGNYDDITQISSISLLLESTDDNSPYSSTKIYPFSPMCKKENITQGMNNAVVTSQLDPPGRDGKINSQGERSVDLKIKTHQKNEGSSEHLSVSLQTIHNDFCEDNLTDFGVLCSTKLSQTSHCIADASDNLYIDLIDTGVLPQEEQKENNNLSNNSQTLMCNASNLSQNVNITQNQMEKDICSNSTNTSAKRFLKSIGELILDFSTSSRLIDSNSRSRQIKGLDVTSPDHVYIFSKSKTTYDDSLEKTFILDSSNGVNAEEKDQSSSSNYNSCESECFASLGESPSSSEKKKRSKRDSGCCISPKNSTNVYNLKNGEEKADIKMSVFETDDTDSLGQHQNPVHNSQCPGERDSQLPCKSQSATLCVGYAGEHTNLNVKSSKGQSRNHMFCNKDFLANNKSQICLHDSNALKDNNQIKLTREEQHHVLGRQHNDIIVLTVQQDGTSNLMAKPDILTIEGAAHDLHDTSNVNVDHVFNNQLNDMMILTKQQISPSNFTSTCGTQIQIYDSDTLPIASQIHLNGKENKVLDGQLKDMLFLTKQQVISSNFIATSDTLSVEPGTEDVHDNADPEQEIIKQLKDMMFLTKQQVSHCNFTPIPETQTEGYDSDTLPVTNQTSLTGEKAKVLDGQLKHMMFLTKQQVSPSNFLATSDTFVVESTAEDVQDNSNADLNTELRKIMMLTKTSQSHPDQEKSFCHFTPRTKSRLLSSSSRSSSSLFDETVEMPQRGRRIRSPDAQKSPYGSAMSGSRRGLFHCSLACDQAENSASCADRQKIQQAAAVRNVNISNFLTDDLTSSDTEGSKSDTRCHQKCESHGADSVVSATTWLTEDGEDESCGDTVHVDNMQQSTRLNDLVAKDIPTRKVSRYSFSRLSCVLKSDDGAPNSCQLNTVNESSVQDVPLSPGGRPLNESTAEPVEYLYMDCERGHSLIERHVPCTDESATEISENSDDTIIYDWREYKNNKQNVIQGQIAPSNKVSVELYRLSNNDIASRLNELGEETGPVTSQTRKMYIALLDKRLKESSVRGSTGISGFSRELSLALRSFQIPDSSTDESTLSKEFDKPDKSQKWREGVLKSSFNYLLLDPRVTRNLPARCRTLSKPDCFRTFISSIFYVGKGKRSRPYFHLYEALTHYKSKNKKPCPKVQHILDIWNSGHGVISLHCFQNTIPVEAYTREACMVDTIGLKMLTNQKKGVYYGQLQSWSPSRRQLLGVHMLHRAMQIFLAEGERQLRPPDIRSGS, via the exons ATGGACACGCTGGCTTTGGCTCGGCTTTTGTGCGAAGCTGTGGAGAATGAAGACGCAAA GGAGGTtgaaaatctattaaaaaatggGGCAGACCCAAACCTTGTTTTGCCCACTGGTATTGCAGCCATCCACCTGGCTGCTGGGAAAGAGAATGAGAGTGCCCTAAGGTGTCTAACGCTAATCCTGCAGGAAGGAGGGGATCCCAATGTGAG ATCCATGGAACTGTTGACTCCTGTACATGTTGCTGCATCCTGGGGCTGTCATAAGGCACTGGTATTCTTGTTGAGGAAAGGTGGTAACCCCACTCTTGAAGATCAG GAAGGGAATACTGCATCAGATTTGGCGTTAATGGAGGGGAATCGGAGATGTGTTGTGGCTCTGCAGGAGTATGACAGGAGTGTGGAAATCCCATGGATGGAAGAAAACCGCG GTTATGGAAACTATGATGATATAACACAAATTAGCAGCATTTCTCTCCTTCTTGAGTCTACAGATGACAACTCTCCATACAGTAGCACCaaaatatatcctttttctcCTATGTGcaagaaagaaaatataacacAGGGCATGAATAATGCAGTGGTGACAAGCCAACTGGATCCTCCAGGCAGGGATGGTAAAATCAACTCACAGGGGGAACGAAGTGTTGACTTGAAGATCAAGACACACCAGAAAAATGAGGGATCATCAGAACACCTAAGTGTTAGCTTGCAAACCATCCACAATGATTTCTGTGAAGATAATCTAACTGACTTTGGAGTACTGTGCAGCACCAAGCTTTCACAAACCAGCCACTGCATTGCAGATGCCTCTGATAATCTATATATTGATCTCATAGATACAGGTGTTTTACCCCaagaagaacaaaaagaaaacaataaccTGTCAAATAATTCTCAAACCTTGATGTGCAATGCGAGTAATCTGTCACAAAATGTTAATATCACCCAAAATCAAATGGAAAAGGACATTTGTAGCAATAGTACTAATACATCtgcaaaaagatttttaaaatctaTTGGAGAGCTTATTCTGGACTTTTCCACCAGCAGTCGACTAATAGACTCCAATTCCCGTTCAAGACAAATAAAAGGTTTAGATGTAACGTCACCAGACCATGTCTATATCTTCAGCAAAAGCAAAACCACCTATGATGATAGCTTGGAGAAGACTTTTATTCTTGATAGCAGTAATGGTGTTAATGCAGAAGAAAAGGATCAAAGTTCCAGCAGCAATTACAACAGTTGTGAGAGTGAGTGTTTTGCTAGTCTTGGAGAAAGTCCTTCCTCATCTGAAAAGAAAAAGAGGTCAAAACGGGACTCTGGATGCTGCATCAGTCCAAAAAATAGCACAAATGTTTACAATCTAAAAAATGGTGAGGAAAAGGCAGATATTAAGATGTCAGTATTTGAAACTGATGATACTGATTCTCTAGGGCAACATCAGAATCCTGTGCACAACAGTCAATGTCCTGGAGAGAGAGACTCACAACTTCCATGCAAATCTCAGTCTGCAACACTGTGTGTAGGTTATGCTGGTGAACATactaatttaaatgttaaaagttCAAAAGGCCAGTCAAGGAATCATATGTTTTGCAACAAGGActttcttgcaaacaacaaaagcCAAATCTGTTTGCATGATTCAAACGCGCTTAAAGATAATAATCAGATAAAACTGACTAGGGAAGAACAACACCATGTACTGGGTAGGCAACATAACGATATCATAGTTTTGACCGTGCAACAAGACGGAACATCTAATTTGATGGCTAAACCAGACATACTCACAATAGAAGGAGCTGCACATGATTTGCATGATACAAGTAATGTTAATGTAGACCATGTATTTAATAACCAGTTAAACGATATGATGATTTTGACCAAGCAGCAAATCAGTCCCAGTAATTTTACATCCACATGTGGAACCCAAATCCAGATTTATGATTCAGACACTCTTCCAATTGCTAGTCAGATACATCTGAATGGGAAAGAAAACAAGGTACTGGATGGGCAATTAAAAGATATGTTGTTTTTGACGAAGCAACAAGTTATTTCCTCTAATTTCATTGCTACATCTGACACACTTTCAGTAGAACCAGGTACAGAAGATGTGCATGATAATGCTGATCCAGAACAGGAAATTATTAAGCAGCTGAAAGATATGATGTTTTTAACCAAGCAACAAGTCAGTCACTGTAATTTTACACCCATCCCTGAAACACAAACTGAGGGATATGATTCGGACACTCTTCCAGTTACCAATCAGACAAGTCTAACTGGGGAAAAAGCCAAGGTACTGGATGGGCAATTGAAACATATGATGTTTTTGACCAAGCAACAAGTCAGCCCCTCTAATTTCTTGGCTACATCTGACACATTTGTAGTGGAGTCAACTGCAGAAGATGTGCAAGATAATAGTAATGCCGATCTAAACACAGAGCTGAGGAAAATAATGATGTTAACTAAGACTTCCCAGTCTCATCCAGATCAGGAAAAAAGCTTTTGCCATTTCACTCCTCGTACAAAAAGCCGTCTTCTTTCTTCCAGTTCTCGCTCTAGCAGTTCACTTTTTGATGAGACAGTGGAAATGCCCCAGCGAGGAAGAAGAATCCGAAGCCCAGATGCTCAAAAGTCTCCGTATGGGTCAGCCATGAGTGGCTCCAGGAGAGGTTTGTTTCATTGTAGCTTGGCATGTGACCAAGCAGAAAATTCAGCTTCATGTGCTGATAGACAGAAAATACAACAGGCAGCTGCTGTAAGAAATGTAAATATTAGCAACTTTCTAACTGATGACCTGACCTCTTCAgatacagaaggatcaaagtcagataCACGTTGCCACCAAAAATGTGAAAGCCATGGAGCAGATAGTGTGGTGTCTGCAACCACATGGCTTACAGAGGATGGAGAAGATGAAAGTTGTGGTGATACTGTCCATGTAGATAATATGCAGCAGAGCACTAGGTTGAATGACTTAGTAGCAAAAGATATACCTACAAGAAAGGTGTCACGTTACAGCTTCAGTAGACTATCTTGTGTTCTGAAATCAGATGATGGGGCACCAAACTCTTGCCAGCTTAATACAGTTAATGAGTCTTCTGTCCAAGATGTACCTCTATCTCCTGGTGGCCGGCCTTTGAATGAGAGTACGGCTGAACCTGTGGAATATCTTTATATGGATTGTGAAAGGGGCCATTCTCTTATAGAAAGACATGTTCCTTGTACAGATGAGTCTGCTACTGAAATCAGTGAGAATTCTGATGATACAATTATTTATGACTGGAGGGAGTATAAGAACAACAAGCAAAATGTTATCCAGGGACAAATAGCACCTTCTAATAAAGTGTCTGTTGAATTGTACAGACTGTCTAATAATGATATTGCAAGCAGGCTAAATGAGCTGGGAGAGGAAACAGGACCTGTAACCAGCCAAACCAGAAAAATGTACATTGCTCTACTAGATAAGCGTCTGAAAGAATCATCGGTTAGAGGATCCACTGGAATTTCAG GATTCAGCCGAGAACTTTCCCTAGCTCTCCGCAGTTTTCAGATACCTGACAGTAGCACAGATGAATCTACACTATCTAAAGAATTTGACAAGCCGGATAAGAGCCAAAAGTGGAGAGAGGGGGTTCTAAAATCCAGTTTTAATTACTTGCTGCTAGACCCCAG AGTCACTCGGAATCTGCCTGCACGCTGTCGTACTCTTTCGAAGCCTGACTGCTTTCGGACATTCATCAGCTCTATCTTTTATGTGGGCAAAGGAAAAAGATCGCGTCCATACTTCCACCTCTATGAGGCCTTAACCCACTACAAAAGCAAgaacaaaaag CCTTGTCCCAAGGTGCAGCACATTCTGGACATTTGGAATAGTGGCCATGGGGTGATTTCTCTACACTGTTTCCAGAACACCATTCCCGTGGAAGCGTATACACGAGAAGCATGCATGGTGGATACAATTG GTTTGAAGATGTTAACCAATCAAAAGAAGGGTGTTTACTATGGCCAGTTGCAGAGTTGGAGCCCCAGTCGCCGTCAGCTGCTTGGTGTACACATGTTGCACAGAGCAATGCAGATCTTCTTGGCTGAGGGAGAACGTCAGCTTCGACCCCCAGACATACGCTCAGGTTCATGA
- the lage3 gene encoding EKC/KEOPS complex subunit LAGE3: protein MVSPMLQFKLCVPFPSSKEAEIAYNSLCPDAEPRKGGVSKTLSVTDNILHVNWKADEARILRVSVSSFLEHLSLVVLTMDRFGPPLDNP, encoded by the exons ATGGTGTCACCCATGCTGCAATT CAAGCTCTGTGTGCCTTTCCCAAGCTCAAAGGAGGCTGAGATAGCCTATAATTCCCTGTGCCCCGATGCAGAGCCTAGAAAAGGAGGTGTAAGCAAAACTCTGAGTGTTACAGACAATATTCTGCATGT AAACTGGAAAGCAGATGAAGCACGTATCCTGCGTGTGTCTGTCAGTTCCTTTCTGGAACACCTATCACTTGTTGTATTGACTATGGACAGATTTGGCCCTCCTCTGGATAATCCCTGA